In Nostoc edaphicum CCNP1411, the sequence AAAGTTTGAGGAGATACTTGCTTATCGAGAGTAGTAAGTCCAGTAGTAATAGAACCAGTTTGTAGTTGATACTGAAAAGTTAAACCAGAACGACCGCAGAATAAGTTATTTGCTTGCATCCGCGACAGTCTATCAAGCATTTTGATTGGGGAAGTTTCTGGAGTCAGTTCGTCATCCACACTTACCGTTGAGCCGTGGATTAACAAACAATCTAATTCAAAAAAACCAAAATCGAGGTTTCTCAACCATTCTACTGTCTGATGGGAAACATACTCCCATAACAACTTTACTGTCTCTCCTCCATATTTTGCGATCAATTCAGGAGCATCCCCAGTCGCCCCCAGACCATGCAGAATAAAACACTGTTCTTCCCACCATCCCTTACAAATCAGGGGTTCTAATTCTCCCTGGCGTGGGTTAAGCACTCGTTCTACTAACTTCTCTGCTTCTGGTCTTGGGCCTACTAAATCGCCTAAAATATACAAAGCTTCTACCTGATCACCCTGACGTTTAATATCAGCCATTACAGCTTCATAAGCTGCTAAGTTAGCTTCAATTCCACTCAAAATTGCCCATTTAT encodes:
- a CDS encoding metallophosphatase; its protein translation is MNKWAILSGIEANLAAYEAVMADIKRQGDQVEALYILGDLVGPRPEAEKLVERVLNPRQGELEPLICKGWWEEQCFILHGLGATGDAPELIAKYGGETVKLLWEYVSHQTVEWLRNLDFGFFELDCLLIHGSTVSVDDELTPETSPIKMLDRLSRMQANNLFCGRSGLTFQYQLQTGSITTGLTTLDKQVSPQTFTVTPRQVIGVGNVGRTPGQATYTLYNPGTNQVEFKTVYYGNSKGFQSQHNRSNLTS